The following proteins are encoded in a genomic region of Euzebya sp.:
- a CDS encoding sugar phosphate isomerase/epimerase family protein gives MASAASPAGPTVLAATGPLFMTSLDYVMESIADAGFSGVEVMVGQNADTQDPERILTAASQAGLSVPAVHGPFLLLLRNVFGTSFASKATSSMELAAEVGAQVMVAHAPFRWEWRARRWLAEELPAVAAETGVIFGMENLYPVGGRAFSSVITIEEMDAYDHLVMDTSHCAVAGIDLFDMWRALSHKIVHLHVADNFGNGKDSHAPIGSGTLPLGPFLAEVGASGWTGTITLELDCRAYLETRDSLVQFLARERVKAENALAGHLTSA, from the coding sequence ATGGCATCTGCCGCCAGCCCCGCAGGCCCGACGGTGCTCGCCGCGACGGGACCGCTGTTCATGACGTCGCTCGACTACGTCATGGAGTCGATCGCCGATGCGGGCTTCTCCGGCGTCGAGGTGATGGTCGGCCAGAACGCCGACACCCAGGACCCCGAGCGGATCCTGACCGCGGCGTCCCAGGCGGGCCTGTCCGTGCCGGCGGTCCACGGCCCCTTCCTGCTGCTGCTGCGCAACGTGTTCGGCACGTCGTTCGCGTCGAAGGCGACCTCGTCGATGGAGCTGGCCGCCGAGGTCGGCGCGCAGGTGATGGTCGCCCACGCGCCGTTCCGGTGGGAGTGGCGGGCGCGCCGCTGGCTGGCGGAGGAGCTGCCTGCGGTGGCGGCCGAGACCGGGGTGATCTTCGGGATGGAGAACCTGTACCCCGTCGGCGGCCGCGCGTTCTCGAGCGTCATCACGATCGAGGAGATGGACGCCTACGACCACCTGGTGATGGACACCAGCCACTGCGCGGTCGCCGGGATCGACCTGTTCGACATGTGGCGGGCCCTGTCGCACAAGATCGTCCACCTCCACGTGGCCGACAACTTCGGGAACGGCAAGGACTCCCACGCCCCGATCGGCAGCGGGACGCTGCCCCTCGGCCCGTTCCTCGCGGAGGTCGGCGCGTCGGGCTGGACCGGCACGATCACCCTCGAGCTCGACTGCCGCGCCTACCTCGAGACCCGCGACTCGCTGGTGCAGTTCCTGGCCCGCGAGCGCGTCAAGGCCGAGAACGCCCTCGCCGGGCACCTCACGTCCGCCTGA